The Nicotiana tomentosiformis chromosome 2, ASM39032v3, whole genome shotgun sequence genome includes the window CCTTTAGAGATGGACACTGCTACCAGAGGAAGAACCCGTCCAAGCATGGCAAAGGTAAGGGTGGAAGTCGACTTACTGAAACCTGTACTTAGCAGCGTTTGGGTGAGAGATGAAGATGTGAACTCACCATTGAAAGGTTTTACCCAAAAGATAGAGTATGGTGGTGTACCCAAATACTGCAGACATTGCAAGAAGATGGGGCATTCCTTGATTGAGTCTCGAGTTGTAGAGAAACAGAAACTTGCAGAGAAGAAAGAACTGGAGAGGGTCCAAATGAACACAGCTGATAATGTTACTACGACAAAGAAGAGTGACAATGAAGCTGAGGATACAAATGGTGTAGACAAGATTGCACACAAACaatagaaacataacaaaaataCCAGTAGCACAAGCGCAAGACAAGAGAACAAGGAAGTGAATAAAGGAGGTGAGGAAGCAGCAGAAAAGGAGGCTAAAACAGACATGAGGGAGAGGTTGAgaacaaagaaaaagaagagcAAAGTTAAGAAGATGCCAAGGAAGAAAAGCAAGGTTTCTTTTAAGCTTAGCCTATAAATAGGAAGGGCAAGAAGAAGATAGTTACAGTAGAGGAGGGCATCAATATCTCTGTTGAGGAAGCAGGAAATCTGTGTAACATCAGAGAGAATGGGACTCAGACTATAGCAGAGCAGGAAAAGAAAGAGACTGTAGAAGGGCAAGAGAACAAAGAAAATTCTGGTGATCAAAATAGTTTAAAGTTAATTGCAAAGGCAATGGGTATACCAAGTTCGGATAGCAAGGGCCCCTCTCAAACAATGGAGGACCAAGATAGCAGCACGCCAGAGATGAATGAAGTTATTGCGGAATCATCGAGCTTGGCAGCTCAAATCAAAAATCAGAAAGGGATCAACCTAATCTTGGACATAAGTATGTATCATGCAAAAGAATTGGTGATAGGGGATGATTGGCATAATGAAGAAGAACTGAACAGTATTACGGAGACAAACACACCAATGAATCAATCAGAAGAAGAACCAGAGGATCTAGGgaagaaagatgaagaaaacaAGATGACAAGTGAGAGCATGTCCCTAACTGGGAGGGGAAGGAGTAGacagaagaagaaaggaagaaagaacaAAATCAAAATAGCCCCGAAAGCAAGAAGGGGAACTCAAATCAATCCGAATTATTGATTTAATAATCAGTGGAATTTTTTGAAATATCAGAGGAGTTAGGTCTAAGAAGGCTATTCACAGATTCAAACACCTTGTTACTATAAATTGGGTGGACTTTGTAGCTATTATGGAGCCTTTTGTTAGTAAGGATAAAGTAGAAGGATATATGAGATTCCTTGGATTTCATAACTGTATTGCCAATGACAATGGTAAAATATGGTGCTTTTGGACAATAAGTTGTCAAACTACTATAGTAGCCAATGAAGAACAATAAATCACTATCAATTTCAAGGATAACACAAATGAAGTTGGAGTTTTTGTCACTGCTGTTTATGCAAAGAGTTCTTCTAATGAAAGGAGGGATCTTTGGCACAGTTTGGAGATCACCTCGAACATGGTAATAGGTCCATTGTGTGTGGGAGGAGATTTTAGTGCCATTTTGGATGCGGAGGAGAAATTAGGAGGCAGGCCTTACAGGGCTTCAAGAAGCTTTGATTTTGCCTCATGTATACAACATTGTGACTTAGTCGATGCTGGATATATAAGAGCAACTCACACCTGGTGCAACAATAGTAACGCCAAGGAAAAGAATATGGAAAAGGTTGGACAGGATCTTGATCAATGATCGATGGATTCAAAGATTCCAAAGTAATAGTGTGAGACACTTAGTGAGAACATGCTCCGATCATAGACCTCTTTTGATGAAATGTCACGCAGGTCAACAAGTCATCAAATATTTCAGATTTCTAGATTTCTGTGTGGAGCAGCCAAGTTTCAAGGATTTGGTAAGAGCCACATGGATGCATGAAATTAGGGGCAATCCTATGTGGAGGCTTCAACAAAAACTAAAACTACTCAGCAAAGCTTTGAGTCACTGGTCTAAAGAAGTGGTTGGGGATGTCTTCCGGAATATCAGTGAATGGGAAACATAGGTGCAAAGATTAGAAGAGATTAGTTTAGCTACTAATGATGCCAGAGTAGGGAAAATCTTAACAAAGCACATGCAGAATACATCAGGTGGAATCCATTCTAAGACAGATTTGTAACCTAACTCTTTATTTCAATATATACCCTTTAACTTTAAGGGTGATGGTTAGTTAAAAAAAACTAATGTTTTCTTATTTTGAATCTTGTGTAAATGTTTCGAatcgtggaaacagcctcttgcagaaatgcagagtaaggctgcgtacaatagacccttgtggttcgGCCCTTCATCGGACcctgcgcatagcgggagcttagtgcaccaagCTGCCCTTTTTTTTTGAATCTTGTGTAAATACTTTGTGATTTTTATTCCTTAACTTGTGTGTCATTTTCTTTAATATAATGTTGCAATTATAAAAGTGTGTTTAGAATAATACATTAattaatttttgaactttaaatgTGCTTATAAATAAGGGTTCAGTTACAATATACATATTTCTTAAATTCTCTTGAAAGAAAATTTTGAGATAATATGAAAACATAAAGCATTATTATATAACGAAAGGTTCGCTTTTAcatgcaaaataaagaaaaaaataataaaaaaagagagaaacaTATTGTGTATGCGTCTGTGATTTTGACACTCCTGCAAATTTTTGTCCCTCTAGAAAAATAATAATGATTTGGTTCAAAGTTTCAATTTTAGTTAATATTTATACTTACATGCATTTAGAAGAGAGAATACAAGAGTTTGGAGTCTCAATCATAATATTCTCTTCTCAATACAATATATTTTTTATGCTTATATATATTAGTACCTTGAATAGTAGTATGTAGTATATCTTTGTAAATTGGCAGAGTAGTTTTACTTTTGTAGTTATAAAGCTGAGAAATGTGTTTATAAAAATGGATTAGAGTTTATTCTTTTATTAAGTTGGCTAAATGGAGTCAGGAATCATCATTTTCTTTTACTATGCGTTTTCCTTTAACTATTACtctctccgttccaatttatgtgaacctgtttgactgggcacagagtttaagaaaaaatgaagacttttggaatttgtggttctaaacaagtcaaaaaggggcccagaatatttgtgtggctataaaagcttctTATTGAGGGtataattgtaagtttaagctaaattattaccaaatttagaaaggggtcattctttttagaacggaccaaaaaggaaataggttcacataaactggaacagagGGAGTATTTTGTATgtatcaaataatatttttaataaattaatttatgttTTTCGTTAAAAGAAGTTTGCACTTATCGAATTTTGGTACACGCGCAATGCGCGTGCAGAGAGAGAGACTAGTTATACATACACAAAAACAGAGAGGAGAAACCATTACATAATTTGTGTTGACTCAGTATATATCTCAGATTTTTCAGTCTTCAACATCAACTAAAAAGATTAGTCATTTAGTCTCTAATAACTTAAGAAAAGTGTGTTTAATTTTGGACAAAAAACAACTACTACTTTTTATGCATGGCTATATCTGCAAAAATGTTTTCTCCTATATATGCttctttcttcaatttctttgtaCTCTTACTTCTTTCTCCTGATAATGTTTATACATCAGATCATGGAAAGAGGAAAACAAATTGACAGAGAAAGAGAGAAAGGGGAATTAGCAAACTTTGAGGTATGTCATAATTAGTTTGTGCTAGTAATATTGGTTTGACTTATGTTACTCTTCTAACTCCTTATATAgaatgaataactcaacaaagaaAAAGAATGATCAGGATCAGATGATCATAAGAAATATTAAGAGAAAGGGAAAATAACAAAAAATTGAAGCAAATCGCCAACAATGATCAGGAATAGATGATCTTAAGAAATATcgattctttcttctttttttcactgCAAAATAATACTACAAATATAGGGATAAAATTTGATAATGGATCCATTGTTTTGTTATGTACGTGAAGGGATATCAAGTGAGTTACGATCAAGCGGACTCAATATTGGTGGAGCCATGGGGAGGCAATGCTGGTGAATCAGAATGGAATTACAAGTTGAAAAGTCCCATTAAAGAAATATTGATTGCTCATGGAGATATTATAGATTCCATCATGTTCAGAACCGTTACTGAACAAGGTACTACCATAGACTCAACAAAGTTTGGTGGGGATGGAGGTCGAATAGACAAGGTAAGTCCAAAAGATTGTGGTCGGCATATTTATTTCTCATGATTGTCACCTTCTTCTCAAGTTAAATTTGTGTCATGTCATGTCATAGCAATGAGCTCAAattatgtaaaatattatttattaagACAATTAAACTAGTAATGGCAGATTATTCATTTATCTTACAGCCTTCAAGTTACCTTATCAGGCTCTTGATATGAAAAATCACGCTATAGGTCAACTTAATATGATAGTGTAGCGACTTTTTGCATTTCCAATGTACACAGCGTAAAATCTGTAGTTATATAAGCATCTCTCAAGTCAAATATGTGAATGCACTTGTTGCTTCATATTTGAGTTTGCCTCTTCCTTTGCATTGAGAGGATTCAACTAAGTGTCCAAATTTGCGTTAGGTCACAGGTTCTGAATCCTAATATGACATTCTTGCACTTTTCTGAATTCTTGTCAAAATTCTCGACTTTGCTACTTATTTAACCAATATGTGATTTGCTATAATCTCAGGTTGTTATCGAGGCAACTTCATTGGAATATTTAAAAGGCATCAAGGGGACATTTGGATATTATTATGGCCATTCGGTTATAAAATCTCTATGTTTTATAACTAATGCAAAGAATTATGGACCATTTGGGTGTGAGGCTGGTGGAATCCCATTTTCACTTGTGATGAAAGAAGGTGTAGCTATTGTGGGATTTCACGGGCGTTCGAGGTTGTACCTTAATGCTATTGGTGTTTATTTGCAGAAACTTGCTCCTCCCACTTCAGCAAAGGAACCTATGGTTGAAGACATTGAAATCCGTGACGTATGTTGTGATTATGTTGTGATTATTCCCTCCTTCGTTTAATCACCTTCACTTCAATTTCTTCACCTCATACTTCAACAAATGAACCTATGGTTGAAGATATTGAAATCCATGACGTCCGTACTACTTTTTCTCTTAATATCATGAatcggataaattttatttcttgtttgttttattttatttctttcctattaatTGTGACTTTATATACTAAACCAACAGATGCATGTGTCTGCACATAAATTTCTTTCACTTAATATATATTCTTACGTTATTAAATCGCTTAACCATTATAAGTTAGTATGATTTGATATAAATATCGAGTACGAGCAAGTTTTTACTGTCAGAGACATGTGCATTCACTATTTTATAACAAAGAATAGGAACTTATTGATAGAATTGTAAACTTCTTGTTGTAAGAATAAAAAAACAACTAAACATTATAAAGCTTATCAATCCTGGTTAGTTATGATTTTCAAGAGGTTGTGTTTATATGTTTGACAGTTACTTctattcatctcttcctcggaaTGGTTGGAATAAATCTTCACTAAATCGTACATCCCCCTTTTTACTGCATAATCTAgtaaattggggggggggggggggggagacacCAGCTGAACATATTCTTTTAATGCAGTTGAACATATGCATAGTAAACCATTTTCTTGACATGCTTATTTTGGATACATAACCAGTTGCTCAAACTCTAAGAACATAATATATAGAGAATTAACTGTCTTTATTTGTGAGAATTTGATATAATGTGTAGTCTTTTTGTAGGTGTCATTTTCTACACTTCGCAAGGACACTCTCAATGTTCTGGATTTCATAGAGAGCTTAAAGAATGAAGAAATTCAAAAAGCTGTTGATGTGGATCTAACTGAAAAGCTGATATTGGAGCTGGACTTCCTCCTTCTGAATCTCCATCATCTTTCCAAACAAACTTCTCCATTCATGACAGATTATGAGATTCTTCAGAATGTATGTGGCAACATAAGAGATTTCCACGAGTGGATAGTGAATGGTTGCGTTGGGCATGAGATTGTTGAATATGTCTTACCTCAGTTTCAACTAATGGCTGAGAGGGTAGGACGCTTCCTATGGCCTAATCAAATTGGTGGGCACTCTCGACTCTTCAAGCTAGAACATCTATTCTTTGAGATTATTCCAACTCAGTTGGAGGTTATGCACATATGTTTTACAAATTTGAAAGCTTCAACATCAGCAGAAGTTGGACACTTTATTAAGCAGCTCCTAGAAACCTCTCCGGACATTCTTAGAGAATATTTGATCCATCTACAAGAGCACATGATAAATGTTATTACCGCTAGCACTCCAGGGGCTCGAAACATTCATATCATGATAGAGTTCCTATTAATCATTCTCACTGATGTGCCTAAGGACTTTATTCATAATGGCAAGTTGTTTGAATTCCTAGCACGTGTTGGAGCACTCACCAGGGATGTATCAGTTATTGCTCACGACTTAGAAGAGAAATCAAAGAAAGGAGAGAGTACCAATGAAACAAACAGTGCAACTCTAGACTTGCTCGAAAATGTTGAACTCCTGAAGAGAGAACTCAAAGATGTTTACCTGAAAGCCCCGGACTCATCTCAACTCTACTTTCCCAGGAGGAGTGATGGACCCCTGTTCATGCATCTTCTACTTAGACACTTAAATGATTTGCTCAATTCCAATGCTTATTTAGTTGCTTTGATAAAGGAAGAAATCAGGCTGGTGAAAGAACATCTAGAATTTCTAAGATCTTTCTTTGGGATTGTTGAGCAAGAATTGTATAAAGTTCTCTGGGCACGTGTTTCAGATGTGGCATACGAGACAAAAGATGTCATTGATTCAATTATTGTAAGAGATAATGGACTCTTACATCTTATTTTCTCACTTCCCTTTGCCATAGAAAAGATTAATCTTATCAAAAAAAAGGTCTCAAATTTGATCGAGAAGATTCCCAAGATCATGGGCGTCATTGCTGTGAACTCTCCCAACAAGCCAGTTGCGCGTAAGTCATCAATATCTGGTAAAATAATCGTAGGTTTTGAAGAGGAGACATACTTGATAATTAGGAAGCTCACCAGTGGACCAAAAACGCTAGATGTCATTTCGATCACTGGTATGCCGGGTTCCGGTAAAACTACTTTGGCGTACAAAGTGTATAATGATAAGTcagtttttggtcattttgacaTCTGTGCATGGTGTACAATCGATCAAAAGTATGACGAGATGGAGTTGCTGAAAAAACTTTTTAATCAAGTTGTTGGCTCAACTTCGAAATTCGGTAAGAAGATTGATGTTGTTGATGAGCTACGGAAATATCTGTTTGGAAAGAGGTACCTTATAGTCTTAGATGATTTGTGGGACACTGCAGCATGGGATGAGTTGACAAGACCGTTTCCTGAAGTTGAGAAAGGAAGTCGAATTATTTTGACGACTCGAGAAAAGAAAGTGGCTGTGCATGCACAACGCCACAGTGTTCCTCTTGACATTCGATTGCTAATACTGGAAGAAAGTTGGGAGTTATTAGAGAAAAAGGTCTTTGGAAAAGAAAGTTGCCCTGATGAACTACtggatgttggaaaagagatagTCCAAAACTGTAAAGGGCTTCCTTTGGTGGTTGATTTGATTGCTGGAGTCATTGCGGggaaggaaaagaaaaggagTGTGTGGCTTGAAGTTCGAAATAATTTGAATTCCTTCATTTTACAGAAAGAAGAGAACGTGATGAATGTTATAGCattaagttatgaccatttaccTGATCCCTTAAAGTTGTGCTTACTTTACTTTGCAAGTTATGAGAAGGACAGAGCAATTCCAGTAGAAGTTTTGAAAAGATTGTGGCGTGCCGAAGGATTTGCGGAACACACTGAGATGAACAGTGTGAAAGAAGTGATGGATGTTTATTTGGATAATTTAATTTCCAGTAGCTTGGTTATTTCTTTCAAGGAGATAGGTAAAGACCGGACTTGCCAAATTCATGATCTTGTGCATGACTTTTGTTTGATAAAAGCAAGAGAGGAAAAGTTGTTTGACAGTACAAGTTCAAGTGCTCtatcatcatcttcttcagatCTGATGCCACGTCAAATGAACATTAGATATAGTGAGGGGCATAAAAATTTTATCCTGTTCGATTCAAAAAATAAAAGGCATTCTGGTTATAAACACCTCTATTCTTTGAGGATAACTGGACACATATATCATGACAAAAGTCTTTATGATTTATGTCACCTAAGACACTTGAGGCTTCTTAGAGTGTTGCAACTGGATGGCATTCTGGTGAATGATTCTTTGCTGAATGAAATATGCACATTGGTTCATTTGAGGTACTTAGACATTTCGACAGAAGTTAAATCTCTTCCTTCGTCTTTTTCAAATCTTTGGAATCTGGAAACTCTATGGGTATATAAATATGGACCACCCATGGTACTATTACCAACAATTTGGAATCTTGTAAAGTTGCGAGTACTGGGCATAGATAATTGTTCTTTCTTCGATTTGGATAAGAATGAGCCAATACTGATTGCAGAGTACTCAAAGTCAGAGAACTTGGGATTAATACAGGGACTCAAACTTTCCTATTCAAAAGACACAGAGGATATTTTCAAAAGGTTTCCCAATCTTCAAGAGCTTAGATTTAATCTCAAGGAATCATGGGATTGTTCAACAGGGCGATATTGGTTCCCGAAATTGGACTTCCTAAATGAACTACAATCTCTCAAAGTAACTTTTGAAAGAGGCCGATTTGCCCCCTCTGTAGCGGAAAATCGGCCATTGTGGGATTTTTATTTCCCTTCGAGTTTGAAAGATCTGTGGTTGCGCCAGTTTCCTTTGACATCCGGTTCACTATCAACAATAGCGAAACTGCCCAAGCTTGAAGATCTGTACCTTGAAGACACAATCATCGAGGGGGAAGAATGGAACATGGGGGAGGAAGACACCTTCCAGAATCTCAAATGTTTGACATTGCAGCGAGTGACTCTTGCTAAGTGGGAGGTTAGAGAGGAATCCTTTCCTGCGCTTGAGAAATTACGACTGTGGTACTGTCGAAAGCTTGAGGAGATTCCACCTAGTGTTGGGGATATTTGTTCATTAAAAAGTATCGAACTGCGGAGGAGCCCTCAACTTGAAGAATCTGCTCTGAAGATTAGGCAATATATTGAAGATATGACGAGGGATATCCAGGTCCTTGTTTATAACTGATCAAGTTTTGAACACTTTTACCCTGGGAAAATATGTGAGTACAGACGAATTTATCACCTCCTCATTTTCATTATATGTGGCAGTGTTTGACCAGTGTAATTTTCTTTTGCAGAACGCATGTAAGGAATACACCCTCAGACATCTAAATTCTATTGCTGTTcttgttttcttcattttgtgGGTAAATATACCCAGCATTTGTTCTTTCAAATTGTTGTTCTTGTATAATCTCTTTTCTTCTTCGGCATGGCTTGAATTGTTTGCATATCATATGTTACTCCTCAAGTCCAGAAACATGCATGGGATTGCTAACTCTCCGCAATAATATTCACTCAGATGGAAGATGCAGGCTGCAAGAATCAGCCTATCAACGCATTTGGATTTGAGGCTGCTGTATCTTGATCAAGATGTTTCAATAGGTGCTTCTGTACAATATTTGGCCTCATATATGTGCAACAGTAAGTGTTATAAAAAATCCTCCAGTGCCTATTAATACATTAATGCATGATATCCCATCGCAAAATTCAGAAAAATGTACTAATCCTAATGTGAGTAAAGATGCAGTATTTCAGTCAAATTTGAGTATTACCGCTACTGGTAGTTGTGATAATATAAGGGAGGCTGAAAATTTCAGTCCAAATGTGCAAGAGCCACTAAGCTATCACCTCCTTCACTGATACATTGTGTTTTCAGTACCTTCTGCAGACTGAACATGCTTCTGTTCCTCTGTCAAGAATCTCCAACACCTCCATTGTTGATTTTGGAGTCCTGATGTTGAATACTTATATAGAATGTGTATTCACTTTACATAACAGTGAAGAAAGAGTAGATGGTGGTGCAACTTCAACTGTAATGCAGAAAATTCAAATTCTCCGGTCTTTATACCTACCTCGTTGGCTGCCAGTGGTGAGGCGCAACAAGTTGATGCACATGGGATGAAAGAAACAAGTGCAATTAGATTGATTGGCATTTGCTGCACTCTACTGAGATAAACTATATCTGATGCCACATGGGCTATATTTCCCAATTGCAAGTATACTTAGTCATGTTTCAAAAGAGTCGATGAAATGTAAAACATGCCTAATATTTAAAATGTAATGAATTCCACTTTTCCTTCAAATTTATTGTTTAAAGCAATGCTATCAATACACATTAAAGAATAGTCAACAGTAAAAATAGCATCTTGACAAGAGCATATTAGTCGCAGTTTCTGCTTTAATTTCTAAAGTTCAGGTTGTAATTTGGGCCCTTATGGAATGGTTAAGCAATCATGAAGATGAACCAAAGGAAATTACATGCATAGTATCATCAGCTGTTGAAAATGTCATTTGGAATTTTTGCATTTTAATTTTGCACGACTTAGTACTATTTCTACTTTGACTTTTTGCTTTCTTAGTTTGTTACTTTCTACAATGTTTTTTTCCGGAATGGGGTCAGATATTTTTGCCGGTTGGTGTCAATGTTACGTTGTTATCAATCTGtgattctttttctttattttttcctaCTGTTTTCTTTGTATTCACACTGATAATTTTCAGCATTCTCACACCTACAATTTCTTTTCGTCTTTAGTATGAGGCCAATGCTATTTTTTGCTAAGCGTTACACCCGATCGAAACGGCAGCACCCTTAATGCTGCTCAACCACTCGACTCAATTGTCGCACTGAGGTGAGGTAAGACTAGTTCTGATACATTCAATCACGAACTCGTTTGACTTTGATCACAAAAGCTAATTTATGAGGGAGGAATTGTGAACTAGTTATTAGCTTATATTCTTGAATTGTTTTGCTGCTTTAGGTTTGCCAAAATTGAGCATGTTTGGTCACAgtcaaattttttttaaaactctatttGTTAGATTTAGCGGGAACTTTGATAAAAGATGATTTAAGCATAAACACTAGAAAGTCCtgtcaaattccaaaaattggAGAACCAAAGACTGCACCACACATAAGAAATAGGACAAAATAGTAGAAATTACATCGCATAGGCACAAGAAATAGACCAAAATAGCAGAAACTCTAAAAAGTTGTACTTCCAACTATGAATAGTTCCCGTTAAATTTTACAACCAGAGTTTGTTGCTCTCACCATCTCATTTTATGTGaggctatttttttttaatcagtccctgatcacgcccaactatgccttataaaaaggattaagcggtcgttgcaaatataatccggtttacaagtccggagttgaatcccacagagaactaaggcttagctacagttgttcaatattgctaagaaacacaagtccaaacaattttctaattataaagattataatatttatttttaactgATTAACTAACAACCATTatatataaagcagtaaaattatcaactaacaagaatgaaatttgagacaagattaaggaggtctagagttataattttcccaattgtcggaatccttcccgctatgccttctataatttcgccaAAGTATTTTCTCTACCGATTCTGAGCGCTttgagtgtcgtaattctcttccgagtaactaccacaatttactagacatattcttccgaactactctagctggcactaagttacggctcactcggatctCACTAAGGTTtcattattcctaatcccacctttaaaccctccgtattgatttctcacatacgttaggagtgatgttgttcaacaactacctaaatgtgtacccTTTTCCAAGCAATACCTATTAATAGATACggtcaattgatggccattcaatcaacaacaataaacacgtagttgaacaagtagagcgatccaacgactcaattatataaaaacataacaagaatttatcctgcAAAAGTTTTATCAAAACTCtaaataacaaattagctattcataatagtatgcataactacaatgctataattcataaccaataatggaaataggaagaaggaagtaaaaaactcgtagaagaattctctaccttgctcctagtgtgttttTGCCTCCTTAGGTCCAAAGTGTGTCAAAAGtactcaaaataccattttttcatgtatatataccaagtagggtcgggctcaAACAATTATACCTTCTTCTacgcgaaaaaggacacttttccCGGACAGGACGTGCGCGACCGCGCACTTTTCACACTTTCTGCCCCATATGCGCGGTCATTGGGAATTTGAAATaacgtaaaacatgaaagttgtagacctttagATTATATTTCCAaccatatattgtggagcccaaatagAATTATGGTCGAAAAGTTATGTGTATTTTACTAGACAATGCGCAATATGCCTACTTGATTCTTCGTTCGTTCTAAATtgtcatccgttgatccccgaacacgatcccggcttaattccttgggcttttactcagacttcaaagctccaaatcacttgaatttatTTCATAATATCTACATATCTCGGAAtcattcctacaaggcataaaatacacaattagtgcaaaacactagcgattaaagctcaaactcaactaaagtgcagtaaattagagtgtaataagcgactaaaatacgtaattatagcctatcatctGTCCCAAAAAGAATGTCATCTTTTCTTATTTAGAAACAATCTATCTTTAAGATTTCTACTGTATCCTTAATAAATTGATTTATAACTACAAAAATATTTAtggttcatttctgttattaatcctcatatttatcaattagtattaagtgaaatcgcgtgtccttagaaccacattataaatttaattgtaatTCAATTTTAAGAGTAAACAGATTTATAATCAAGAGATTTAGTCAACTTTTGTTTTCACTATGTCAAGTCTTATTTGTTCATGACTTTGATCATGTGATTGCTAGAGATTTGGCCTTAATTGAACTCACTGTGAACTTAAAGTAGAAAATTAGTTTAGCCTTATCCCTTACATTGATATACTTCTACGAGTAACATATGTTGTCACAATGAATGGTTGTAGCCATTCTTATTATTTCCTTGGTCTTATTTCAGACATGGTTGAACAAAGACAAGCTCGAATTACTCCAGGTGGGAGTTCTCGAAGTCGAGGAAGGGGACAACGTAGAGGGTTGCGTCGTCGCAGGACTTATTTCTATAATGATTCAGATTCGGAGCCTGAAGTCATCAGGAATGTCCCAAGAGCGATGCAAAATGAGTTAAGGGATCGAAGGGCTGAACGAAGGGAATGAGAAAAGAAATTTAGGGAGTTTAAGGAATTTAAAATGGGCCCCGATGTTTCCATTCCTGAACATATACACCTTTTTCAGTTAAAAAGAGCTGAATTGGCTAATTACATAGAAATTACTGATTGGGAAGCATTAGCTATTTTAGTGAACTCTATTCGAGAGCCTTGGGGTGAAATTTTAACTGAGATTATCATGATATTTGGCTTAGTGCACCTTTTAGCGTATATTTTCAAGAGTTAGTATTCGATTGGTACATGGATGTCCTAGCAAACATGTAAATTGTTATTATATGTTttgttttaataaattttaaattatgttgttTGTCTCACCAGttacatatattatttattattttattttataatgaaTTGAGA containing:
- the LOC104086235 gene encoding putative disease resistance RPP13-like protein 3 isoform X2; this encodes MSGNLVPLTQIMERGKQIDREREKGELANFEGYQVSYDQADSILVEPWGGNAGESEWNYKLKSPIKEILIAHGDIIDSIMFRTVTEQGTTIDSTKFGGDGGRIDKVVIEATSLEYLKGIKGTFGYYYGHSVIKSLCFITNAKNYGPFGCEAGGIPFSLVMKEGVAIVGFHGRSRLYLNAIGVYLQKLAPPTSAKEPMVEDIEIRDVSFSTLRKDTLNVLDFIESLKNEEIQKAVDVDLTEKLILELDFLLLNLHHLSKQTSPFMTDYEILQNVCGNIRDFHEWIVNGCVGHEIVEYVLPQFQLMAERVGRFLWPNQIGGHSRLFKLEHLFFEIIPTQLEVMHICFTNLKASTSAEVGHFIKQLLETSPDILREYLIHLQEHMINVITASTPGARNIHIMIEFLLIILTDVPKDFIHNGKLFEFLARVGALTRDVSVIAHDLEEKSKKGESTNETNSATLDLLENVELLKRELKDVYLKAPDSSQLYFPRRSDGPLFMHLLLRHLNDLLNSNAYLVALIKEEIRLVKEHLEFLRSFFGIVEQELYKVLWARVSDVAYETKDVIDSIIVRDNGLLHLIFSLPFAIEKINLIKKKVSNLIEKIPKIMGVIAVNSPNKPVARKSSISGKIIVGFEEETYLIIRKLTSGPKTLDVISITGMPGSGKTTLAYKVYNDKSVFGHFDICAWCTIDQKYDEMELLKKLFNQVVGSTSKFGKKIDVVDELRKYLFGKRYLIVLDDLWDTAAWDELTRPFPEVEKGSRIILTTREKKVAVHAQRHSVPLDIRLLILEESWELLEKKVFGKESCPDELLDVGKEIVQNCKGLPLVVDLIAGVIAGKEKKRSVWLEVRNNLNSFILQKEENVMNVIALSYDHLPDPLKLCLLYFASYEKDRAIPVEVLKRLWRAEGFAEHTEMNSVKEVMDVYLDNLISSSLVISFKEIGKDRTCQIHDLVHDFCLIKAREEKLFDSTSSSALSSSSSDLMPRQMNIRYSEGHKNFILFDSKNKRHSGYKHLYSLRITGHIYHDKSLYDLCHLRHLRLLRVLQLDGILVNDSLLNEICTLVHLRYLDISTEVKSLPSSFSNLWNLETLWVYKYGPPMVLLPTIWNLVKLRVLGIDNCSFFDLDKNEPILIAEYSKSENLGLIQGLKLSYSKDTEDIFKRFPNLQELRFNLKESWDCSTGRYWFPKLDFLNELQSLKVTFERGRFAPSVAENRPLWDFYFPSSLKDLWLRQFPLTSGSLSTIAKLPKLEDLYLEDTIIEGEEWNMGEEDTFQNLKCLTLQRVTLAKWEVREESFPALEKLRLWYCRKLEEIPPSVGDICSLKSIELRRSPQLEESALKIRQYIEDMTRDIQVLVYN